The sequence TGGTCGTCTTCGACGAGGTCCACCACCTCGGAGGCGAGGGCTACCGCGAGATCGGGCGCCTGCTCGCGGCGCCCGCCCGCCTCGGACTCACGGCGACGTTCGAACGCCCCGACGGCGCCCACGAGGTGATCGCGGAGATCGTCGGGCCGCTCGTCCACCGCGTCGGGGCCGACGAACTGGCGGGCGACCACCTGGCGAACTACGATATCAAGCGCCTCGCGGTGTCGCTGACACCCGACGAGCGCGAGGCCTACGAGCGCAACCAGGAGGTGTTCACCGACTACCTCGCCCGATCGGGGATCGAGATGCGCAGCGGCTCGGACTATCAGGAACTGGTCAAGCGGTCGGGATCGGATCCCGAGGCCCGCGAGGCCCTGCTCGCTCGCCAGCGCGCACGGGAGCTTATGTTCGGCAGCGCGGCCAAACTCGAGGCCCTCGAGGGGATCCTCGACGACCACCGCGGCGAGCGGACGATCGTCTTCACGGCCCACAACGACCTCGCGTACGACGTCAGCGAACGATTTCTGATACCGACGATCACCCACCAGACCGGCGCCGCCGAGCGACGGGAGATCTTAGAGCGCTTTCGGGAGGGGACCTACACCCGGATCGCGACCTCGAACGTCTTGGACGAGGGGGTCGACGTCCCCGACGCGTCGGTCGCGGTGGTGCTCTCGGGTAGCGGCAGCGAGCGGGAGTTCACCCAGCGACTCGGTCGAATTCTCCGTCCGAAAACCGACGGCGGTCGTGCACTCCTTTACGAAGTCGTCGCCGAGAACACGGGCGAGGAACGCATCGCGGGCCGGCGTCGCGACCGCTGATTCCGATCGCACTCCGCCCGATTTCGATGACCGAGACGTGCTCGCTGACCGGCAGGTATCAGCAGCGTCTTCGGCGTCGACGGAGCTTCTGCGTCGACGAAGCGCGAACGTAGCACCGGCGCCGAACTGCGACGCTCATTTCTCCGCCTCGTGATAGGTCGACAACATGATCCGGATCGGGATTCAACTGTACACGCTACGAGACCGACGACGCGCTGTCGATTGAACTCGACGTCTGTTGGGCGACCGCGGCGGGGCACGGACGCTCGCAGCGGTTCGCGATCGGTCTTCGGGGCACGCGACGGCTCGCTCAACAGCATGCGCGCCCACTCGCTCGTCCGCACGCCGTTCGTCACGGGATCGGACAGTCCGTAGACGACTAGCAGCGCGGCCGCGCAGTGGACCCGGTGGACCAGTTGCGGCGCGACCAGTTCGACGATCGGACCGCCGATCACCGCGAGGACGAGCCCGGCGACGGTGACGAGGACGAATTATCGGTAGGCCGTCACGGACGCCTTGAGCGAGCGGAGATACAGGAACTCGAGGGCGACGATCGGACCGCCTCAATGCGGGCGCGAACCGGCGATGCATGCTGATTGTTTACCTATCCCTGGGTTGAATAGCTAACAATGGTTTCGACGCTGGTACTCGGAGCCGTCCTCACGCTGCTGGCGTGGGTGTGGCTCCAGCTCGCCGTTCTTCACGGAAAATACGTCGTCGATAAGATCGCCGCGGGCGAGTACCGGAAGGGGCCTCTGGACCGACCCGACGGAGAGGAGTCGCCATGAGCGAGGCCGAAGGGCTGCCGGGACACGAGCACGATGAGGAACTGGCGCGCGACATGTCACTGTTCGACATCACAATGATCGGCGTCGGGGCGATGATCGGCGCCGGCATCTTCGTACTCACGGGACTAGCCGCGGGACAGGCGGGCCCGGGTCTCGTGATGGCCTTCGCGTTCAACGGCTTCATCACGATCTTTACGGGGATGGTGTACGCCGAACTGGGATCTGCGATCCCGGAGGCCGGCGGCGGGTACCTCTGGGTCCGGGAAGCGCTCGGCCGATCACAGGCGTTCCTTGCGGGGTGGATGTCGTGGTTCGCCCACGCCGTCGCGGGATCGCTGTACACCCTCGGATTCGGCGCCTTCGTCCACCTGCTCCTGACCGACTACTTCGGCATCCCGCTCTTCGAGCCGATCGACTTGGCCGTGCTCGCGATCGGTCCGGAAAAGGTGTTTGCCGCGTTCGCCGGCGTCCTGTTCGCGTACATCAACTACCGGGGGGCGAAGGAGACCGGCCTCGCCGGGAACGTCGTTACACTCGTCAAGATCACCGTCATCCTCGTACTCATCGCGTTTGGCCTCGGGTACATCGTCGGTCACCCGGCCGAGGCGAGCGGTCGGTTTCGCCCGTTTCTTCCCCGGGATTTTAGCGGCATCTTCATCGCGATGGGGCTAACGTTCATCGCCTTCGAGGGGTACGAGATCATCGTCCAGTCCGGCGAGGAGGTCGTCGAGCCGAAGAAGTCGGTTCCGAAGGCGGTCTTCTACTCGATGTCGATTGTCGTTACGATCTACATGCTCGTAGCGATCGTGCTCATCGGTGCGGTGTCGGTGACGCCCGGGCTGTTCGAACTGGCCCAGGAGGGCGCCGCCTCCGGCGGGCACGGTGCGACCAACCTGCCGCCGGTTCCGGCGAATATCGAGGACGCGGCCGTCTGGGAGATCCTCGGGCATCTCGGCGAGTTCGGTCTCGCGCGGGCCGCCGGACAGATCATGCCGTACGGGACGGTGGTCATCCTCGTGGCCGGTATCTTCTCGACGTTGTCGGCGCTGAACGCGACGACCTACTCCTCGACGCGTGTGTCGTTCGCGATGGGGCGGGACCACGTTCTTCCGGACGCATTCGGATCGGTCCATCCCGAGAAACAGACGCCCCACGTCGCGACGGCGCTCTCCGGGGCGCTCATCATCTTCATGGCCGTCGTGCTACCGATCGAGGCCGTGGCGGCAGCGACGGACGTGATGTTCCTTCTGCTCTTCTTACAGGTGAACTACGCCGCGATCGTGATCCGCCGCGAGTGGGGCGATCAGATCGACTACGGTTACGTGATGCCGTACTTCCCCTACGTCCCGATCATCGGCATCCTCACGAAACTCGCCCTGGCCGTCTACCTGTTCAACTACAGTCCGCTGGCGTGGTACGGCGCGCTCGCGTGGATCCTCGTCGGCGTCGGCATCTTTTTCCTGTACTCCCGCGGCCGCGTCCGCGAGACGGAAGCCAGGGAAGAAACGCGATTCATCACCGAGGAACGCGCGCCGGTGGATCGCGAGTATCAGGTGCTTGTTCCCCTCGCAGACCCGAGTAACGCCGAGCAACTGATCCGCGCGGGAAGCGCGATCGCTCGCCGCGAAGACGGAGAACTCCTTCTGACGAGCGTCGCAACGGTACCCGACCAGACGCCGCTCTCAGAAGGTCGCCGCTACGCGGACGAGCAGGGAGCGCTCCTCGACAACGTGCTGGAATACATTCCCGACGACGTCCCCGCCCACCGGACCGTGACGATCGGCCACGACGTCGGAACGAGTATCAACAACGTAGCCTATCAGCGCGATAGCGATCTCGTCGTCATGGGCTGGCGGGGGAGACGCAAACGATTCTCGGACTACGCGCTCGGTTCCAACATCGACACCGTCGTCGAGAACGGACCGTGTGACGTCGCCGTAATGAAGACCAACGGAGCGCCGGCATCGAGCCGTGTTCTCGTGCCCACGGCCGGCGGACCCCACGCGGACCTCGCGGAACGGTTCGCGATCGCGTACGCGGATATCGGTGCCGACGTTACGCTCTTTCACGCCGTCACCGACGGCGATGCCGACGCCGCCGAGTCGCACCTCCGCGAGCGAAAGGAGGCGTTGGCCGACGCCGGTATCGACGTTGACATCGATACCGCGATCGCAGAGCGTGACGAGATCGACGACGCGATCCTCGAATACGCCCGCGACGGTGGGTTCGACACGATCGTCATCGGAGCGGCCGGTGAGGGCATCCTCCAGCGCGTCCTGTTCGGCGAGATCCCGGAAACGATCGGCGAGGAGTTCGACGGAACGGTCGTCATGACGCGGAAGCACCGCCCTGTCCAGTCGTCCCTGAAACGGGTCGTTCGGAAGTGGGTCGGAAAGGGCGCGCGAGCGACTGATATCGGACCGTCGCCGTCGCGCTCCGACGACTGACTCCGCCGTGCCGTTTCGGTGTCTCCGCCGACCGTCAGTCGCCCATCTGCGCGTGGGTCGGCTGTTCACCGCCGCCGCTCTCGGAGGGACTCGAGCGGTGGAGCCAGTAGAGGATGGCGAAGACGGCGGTAGCGAAGACGTTCAGCACCATCTTGTAGTTGAGTTCGATCGAGACCTCCGCGACGGTCGCGCTCGAGCGTGGGGGGATCAGTCCCAGTCCCGCGAACAGGAAGTGGACGACGACGCCGACGACGACCGCAGAGACGAAGATCATCGCCGAGAGGACGGCGGCGAACGTCGTCCCGTAGTACTCCCGGTAGGCGTCGACGATCGGCGGGACGATCAGGTCGGCGTAGATGTACGCGAGGACGCTCCCGAACGGCAGGCCGTTCGTGAAGAGGACGGCCGCGAAGGGGACGTTTCCGACCGAGCAGACGAACGTGGCGACGCCGATGATCGCGCCCAGTGCGGACGTCCAGACGACGTACGTCGGCATCCCGAGGATCGGTCCCGAGAAGACCGAGGTCCAGACCGAGCGAGGGATGAAGCCGGCGATGAGGCCGGCGAAGACGAACCCGATAGCGATCTCGTCCCAGAGCATCCCCCACTCCTTCCACTGCTTGTCAGCTAGCGCTTCCCAGCCCGAGAGCGAGGTGGCCTGCTCGCGGATCGTCGTGTTCGCTTCGTCGGGATCGAAGCTCTCCATGCACGACTGCGAGCAGAAGTAGTAGGTCTCGCCGTCTACCTCGGTGGAGTAGTCGGTCTCCTCGGGATTCACTTCCATCCCGCAGACCGGGTCCTGCGCGGTCGGCTCGCCCTCTTCGCGGACGTTCTCGCGCGCCCGCTCGATGATACCGTCGGGGACGACGTAGATGAACCCGAGCGCCATCAGCCCGATGAGCAGGAAGCCGCCGATGACGTCAGCGGCCAGGAACTGCCACCCGAGCAGGAGCACGATGACCGCGCCGATCTCGATGACGAGGTTCGTCGACGCGAACATGAACGCACCAAGCGACGCCGCCGCTGACGCCCCCTTCTTGAAGAGGTTCTTCGCGGTGGCGATGGCGCTGTAGGAACACGACGAGGAGACGAAGCCGAACAGCGACCCGTAGCCGATCTCGCGCGGGCCGTGACCCTCGAGCAGGTCCGAGACGGCCTCCGTCGACGTCCAGGCCTCCACGCCGCCGGCGATGGCGAAGCCGATGACCAGCGCCCACCACGTGATCCACGCCATGGCGACCGTCGTCGAGACGAACTCGCGCGTTCCCGCGACAAAGAACTGCGCGAGCGGTTTCGACGTCGTGACGATGCCGATGCCGATCACCGCGATCGCGACGAGCATCAAGATCGGGTACTCCTCTCGATCCATGTTCATCCCTAGGCGATGCGTATTTAACGGGGTTCGGACTAACGAATCGCGGATCGAACACCGGTTCCGCTTTGGTTCGATAACCGGTTCTCGTTCGGGCGTCGATCGGTACCGCCGGCTCGCGGGCGATTTCCCGTCGAAGCCGAACCGTCGCGCCTCTCGCTCGAGCGCGAGGCGGGGACCGTCACTCTCAGGGCCACCGTCTTTCAGTCAGCCTGATAGCTGGTCCGGTATGCAAAGCGACCGGCCACCGATTCTTTTCTGGGCAAAGTCTGTGGATGTGTGCCCGACCGAGCCGGTCACCAGCGACGATCCCCTCGAGCAGCCAGACCAGCGATCCGCGCGTCCCTCGAGCATCCGATCGACGGACGCTGTCACCGACGCCGTCGCTCTGGTTAGCGACTGACTCGAGCGCGACCCCTGGCCCCGCTCCCGCCGGAGCGGGCCGACTATCCGACGAGCGACCCGACCGTCGACGGCGCCTCGGGCGCCAACATCGACGTGATCGACGTGCTGTGAGCCCTCGGCTGGCGCGACGTCGGCAATCCGGGGTCGCCGGCAGTCGTCGCCGAGAACACCGGCGAGGGATGGATCGCGAGACGGCGCCGTGATCGACGGTCAGAGAGGACGGAGAATACGTTCAGTCCGAAACCGAGCGGGGCTGTACTCGTTCGTGGTGGGAGGCGAGATAGCGGGCGACCTCGCGCTGGGTGTGGGAGCCGATGAGGTGCATCTCGAGCGTCTGGTCCAGTTCCAGCGTTTCCTGACAGAGCGGACACTCGACCGGCGGTTCGTATGGCATTTGCTTACTCTCCGTCCGTCCGAGACAAATCGATATAGCATGCATACGCTCGTCCCTCATCCGTTTCGGACGACACGCCGACGGAGCCGCTCGAGCGATACGGCATCAATCCGTCTTTATCGCTCGGTTTCGGCCGAAACGGCGCGAGCGGTTTCGAACTCGTCCGTCGCTCACCGCTGGATACCGAGCGTTTTCTGGATGATCTGGCGTGACGCCATCGAACAGAGGAAGTACCAGACGATCCACGTCGACATCGGTCCGACGAGGGACTGCTGCCAAGTGACGTGACCCGCTAATGGGACGACTAACCCCATCTGGCCGGCGCCGAGATGGCCGCCGTTGACCTTCCAGCGGAGCCAGAGGAACACGGGAATCGTCACCAGCATCACCCACACCGTCGGGCGGAACTTGACCTTCAACAGCCCGAGTTGATCGCCGGCGGCCTCCCGTTGTTCCTGTCGGATCTGCTCGAGAGCCTCGTCGTCGCCACGTTCTTCGGCCGCTTGCTTTCGGTTCTGTAACGCCTCCATCCGCTGGGTGTACTGTTGGATCTTCTCGTGGTCGGTCAGCCGAGACTGCAACACGGTCGAATAGAGGCCCGTGGCGATCGAGAGCAGCACGATGATCCCGTAGAAGGGAATGATCTCGGTAATCGGTCCGAGAACGACGCTTTCGGTCGACGCGACGACGTCTCGGAGCTGCGGGCTCCAGTACCCCGCAAACAACGCGACTGCGGTCGCTCCCGCGGCCTTATCCAGTGCCAACCAGCGGTACGGTTCGATCGTCTCGCGGTTCGAACTCGGGCGTCGGTCGTCCGTTTCGAGTCGGGCACGAACCCCCTCGGGTTCGGCGACCGTGAACCCGGCGCCGGCGCTGACGAGTACCTCCTGTTCGATGAGTCGGCCCCACTGCGCACTCGAGAGCGCATCGCTGACGTCGCTCCACTCGAGTTCCTCCCTGCCGTCGTTAGACCGTTCCAGAATCACCGAGATGGCCTCCTGCATCGAGGGGTCGGTGAGGAGCATCTCCAGCTGTTCCGTGGGCATTCGTTACCGGACACTCTTTTCCTGCGAATTCATCAATTCTTCTCCCTCAATTGGCAGGAAACGCCAACGAGAAGCGACATCCGTTCAGCCGGTCGAACGAGCGTCCGATACCGCCGTTACTCTCCGAGTACACAGCCGACGGCGAACGATGATGTTCTTCCCCCGCGTGATACATCACACAACCACGACCACGAGTTCGCTCCGCTCGAGGGCGACGATCGGTGCGCGTTCGAATTCCTGCTCGACGAGACCGACGACTCCCTGCTGATCGAACTCGACGTCGGCTGGGCGGCCGCGGCCGGTCACGATCCGACCGCGTTACTCGAGCGACTCGAGAGTCGGAGCCCGCTGGTCCTCCTCAAGGACGTGGCCGACGGCCGTCCAGTCGAACTCGGTGATGGCGAGGTCGATACCGACGCGTGCGCGGCGGCCGCCCGCGATGCCGGTGCCGAGTGGCTGCTCTACGAACACGACGAACCGTCCGATCCCGTCGCCTCGCTCGGATACGGTGCGCGGGCGCTCGCGGAACGTCGCGAGTGACCGCGATTGATCGGGAGTGAGTTTCGGGATAGGCGGCGCGTTGCTTGCCGGGCGGCTCAACGCCGAACCGGTGTCTGGCGGACGACTCAACCCCGAACCCCGGTTTCGGCGTCCGCCGACGCGGTCGCCCGAAGTTGTCCCCGGAGATACCGCTCGCCGCGCCGCGTCAGCCGATACTTGCCCCGTTCGACCTTTTCGACGAATCCGTGGTCCGCGAGTTCGATTAGGCGCCGGTTCACTTCCTTCCGGCTGAACCCGGTGTTGAAGGCGACGACCGCCGGCGTCAACACGAGGTCCGTGCCGTGAAGCGCACCGAGGATCTCGTCGTCCATCGGCGTCATCCACTCGGCCGGCCGCCGGAGCTGCGACGGTTCGCTCAATAGCACGCGCTCCCACTCCGTCGTCCGCACGTCGTTCGTCACGGGATCGTAGAGACCGTAGACGACCAGCAACGCGGCCGCGCCGTGAACCCAGTGGACCAGTTGCGGCGCGACCAACTCGACGATCGGGCCGCCGATCACGGCCAGCACCAGTCCGGCGACGGTGACGAGGACGAACCGACGGTACGCCGTCACCGACTCCTCGAGCGAGAGGAGGAACAGGAGCTCGAGGGCGACGACGACGCCGATCGCCAGGTTGTAGCCGATGACGGGGGTCAGTCCGTCCACGCGGCCTCACCTCCCGATCGCTCGCGGCGGAGCTGTCGGTGGCGGAGTATCAGCAGGCCGATGAAGATCGCGACGATCGTGTTCGCCGCGCTCCGGAGAACGTCCAGAACCGGCGACGCCGGCTCGACGACGAGCAACATCGTGTGGTAGATCGTCAGCGCGGCCATCCCGACCGAGAGGAGCGCGATCGCCGTACCGAAGGGCGAGTCTCGAAAGATGCCCCAGGACAGGAGCGCGAACACCCCGGCGCCGGTGCCGGCGATGATCGCGAACGGAATGCCGAGAAGGTGGACGGAACGGATCACACCGCGGACTTCAGTTTCGGTAGTCGTTAAGCTGCGGCATGGTATTTCATCGGTGTGTTGACCGGGTAGGGAGACCCCGACGCTGGGCGATAACGGCCAGAAGCAGCGCAGTGGTCCCGTCGAATCCGTCATTAGAGCCCTAGTAATCGTCCGTGAACCGCCCCTCACCGATCGGCTATCCCTCGGTTCCCACCGCGAGTATCGCGCCTCACCGTTCGGTCGGATCGCGGTGGCCTGTGGATAACAAAGCCGGTCGCCGGCGACCGTTCGATCGCAATGGCACTGACTCAAATCGACCACGTCAGCGAGAACGAGGAGATGCAGGAGTGTATCGACAACTGCTTCGAAGCCGCCCAAGCGTGCGAGTGGTGTGCCGACGAGTGCGCCGGCGAGGGCGAGGAGATGGCCGACTGTCTCCGACTCTGTCGCGACGTCGCCGACCTGACGACGATGCACGCCCGGTTCATGGCTCGGAACTCGAACTACAGCGCGGAGCTCGCCGAAGCCTGCGCCGGCGCCTGCGAGGAGTGCGCCGAGGAGTGCGAACGCCATGACGACGACCACTGTCAGGTCTGTGCGGACGCCCTCCGCGACTGCGCGGAGACCTGCCGAAACATGGCGACGGCCTGATCGGGACGGCCACGGTCTCAATCGGGAGCTGCGAGCGCCGACCGCCGTTCATCGAGCCACGAACTCGGATTCATGTACGCGACCGCAAAACTGACCGCCAGCGGAAACGGGATACTCGGCTGCTGGCTGATCGCGGCGCCGTTCGTCCTCGGTGCGCCGGCGATCGGTCGCTGGAACGACGTCGTCGTCGGCGCAGTCGTACTGCTCGTCGTCGGTTACAACCGCGTCGGGACCACCGGACGCCATCCCGCGAGCGCGACCGGTGCGGGGCTCGTCGCGACTCTCGGGCTCTGGCTCCTTCTCGCCCCGTTCGTCCTCGGCTTCGAGGGACTGCCGCTGTGGAACGACGTCATCGCGGGAACCGTCGTTGCGAGCTTCGGCAGCTACGACGCGTACGTTTCGGCGGTCGGTCGAGAACGGTCCGTTCGCACACCCGTCGAATAGCGCCCGTTGGAGCGATGGCGAACTGATCGTCGACCGTATCCGTTCTCGCAGCCGATCGCGGCGCCTGGACGGGCTACCTCGAGGCCGAACTGGACCGACCTCCCGCGTCCGTCTCGGCGTCTCGGTGTCGCTCCAGAAGCTGTTGGACGCCGGCTCGGAGGGCTTCGCTCTTGGAGTGGTAAACGCCGTCGTCGACGAGCGACTCGAGCGCCGAGAGCTGCTCGTCCGTGGCTCGGAACGTCACTCGCTCGAGCGTGGGGCCGTTCTCCGCGCGGGAATGGTTCGGATCGGCCGCGATACCGTCGGGCGATGAACTACGCGACACTGCCGGTCACCTCGGTCGAGTCGCGATCGACTCGCGAGTCGGCTGTTCGCTCGTCACCCGCTGCTGCGTGTCCCATGCTCGTTTTCGTGAGGACCATGTGCTGGGAAGGGGATCGCCGGTAAAAAGGACTCGCGTACCGCGGTGAAAGTGAAACTGGCCGGTTCGAGCTGAGCAAGCGGTACGGTACTGGTTTCAACCACCGCGGTTCGCCGGCCGATCGGCCGTCGGTACGAGGGGTCGGATCGCTCGATCCCACCCCCGACGGACAGCGTTATCCTCGTCGAACCCCTGTACGTGACGCGGGCAACCGCAGAAACCAACCATGCCCGAAGATACGCATTCACCCGCTGAGAGCAACGCATCCGAGACCGATCGGTTCGAGCGACTCGAGGGCGCCGACTACGACCGCGTCACCGAGTTCCTTCGCGACCGCGTCGCCTTCACCGCCCGCGAGTGGGCGATCGCGCGCCTCTGTGCCGACTTTCGAACCGGGACGGGCGTCGAGATGACGACCGTCGGGGAACACCTTCCCGATCTCGTCCCCTTCATGGACGACCAGTACACGCGCCAGGCCGTCTGCCAGTCGCGCCGCTCCTTCGAGGAGAAGGTTCGCAGAGCGGGCGCGACGTTTCTCTACGGCGCCTACGCCGACTTCTTCACGGCCGACGAGGTCGACGACATCGTCTACGAAGCGACGGAGGTGGCCCGGTTCCTGATCGAGGTCGAAGGGGCCTCCCTCTCGCCGACCGACGAATCGAACGCGGAAGAACGGATCAGGGCGG comes from Haloterrigena salifodinae and encodes:
- a CDS encoding DEAD/DEAH box helicase, giving the protein MTRPQNDRPESPPIALRYEDGTVRIDDLESDALDAVREAVPDLAADPRTDGRRVPAFRYADLRAALVDATADADRIDDRVLELESLPDLHSAYELREYQHEALSAWLETDRWRDGLGSGAGPAPERAPAGVLELPTGSGKTVIALKAIERLSVPTLVVVPTIDLLEQWQRELEREFRCPIGRFGGGEQRLEPITVSTYDSAYLKADSVGDRFGLVVFDEVHHLGGEGYREIGRLLAAPARLGLTATFERPDGAHEVIAEIVGPLVHRVGADELAGDHLANYDIKRLAVSLTPDEREAYERNQEVFTDYLARSGIEMRSGSDYQELVKRSGSDPEAREALLARQRARELMFGSAAKLEALEGILDDHRGERTIVFTAHNDLAYDVSERFLIPTITHQTGAAERREILERFREGTYTRIATSNVLDEGVDVPDASVAVVLSGSGSEREFTQRLGRILRPKTDGGRALLYEVVAENTGEERIAGRRRDR
- a CDS encoding amino acid permease yields the protein MSEAEGLPGHEHDEELARDMSLFDITMIGVGAMIGAGIFVLTGLAAGQAGPGLVMAFAFNGFITIFTGMVYAELGSAIPEAGGGYLWVREALGRSQAFLAGWMSWFAHAVAGSLYTLGFGAFVHLLLTDYFGIPLFEPIDLAVLAIGPEKVFAAFAGVLFAYINYRGAKETGLAGNVVTLVKITVILVLIAFGLGYIVGHPAEASGRFRPFLPRDFSGIFIAMGLTFIAFEGYEIIVQSGEEVVEPKKSVPKAVFYSMSIVVTIYMLVAIVLIGAVSVTPGLFELAQEGAASGGHGATNLPPVPANIEDAAVWEILGHLGEFGLARAAGQIMPYGTVVILVAGIFSTLSALNATTYSSTRVSFAMGRDHVLPDAFGSVHPEKQTPHVATALSGALIIFMAVVLPIEAVAAATDVMFLLLFLQVNYAAIVIRREWGDQIDYGYVMPYFPYVPIIGILTKLALAVYLFNYSPLAWYGALAWILVGVGIFFLYSRGRVRETEAREETRFITEERAPVDREYQVLVPLADPSNAEQLIRAGSAIARREDGELLLTSVATVPDQTPLSEGRRYADEQGALLDNVLEYIPDDVPAHRTVTIGHDVGTSINNVAYQRDSDLVVMGWRGRRKRFSDYALGSNIDTVVENGPCDVAVMKTNGAPASSRVLVPTAGGPHADLAERFAIAYADIGADVTLFHAVTDGDADAAESHLRERKEALADAGIDVDIDTAIAERDEIDDAILEYARDGGFDTIVIGAAGEGILQRVLFGEIPETIGEEFDGTVVMTRKHRPVQSSLKRVVRKWVGKGARATDIGPSPSRSDD
- a CDS encoding permease encodes the protein MDREEYPILMLVAIAVIGIGIVTTSKPLAQFFVAGTREFVSTTVAMAWITWWALVIGFAIAGGVEAWTSTEAVSDLLEGHGPREIGYGSLFGFVSSSCSYSAIATAKNLFKKGASAAASLGAFMFASTNLVIEIGAVIVLLLGWQFLAADVIGGFLLIGLMALGFIYVVPDGIIERARENVREEGEPTAQDPVCGMEVNPEETDYSTEVDGETYYFCSQSCMESFDPDEANTTIREQATSLSGWEALADKQWKEWGMLWDEIAIGFVFAGLIAGFIPRSVWTSVFSGPILGMPTYVVWTSALGAIIGVATFVCSVGNVPFAAVLFTNGLPFGSVLAYIYADLIVPPIVDAYREYYGTTFAAVLSAMIFVSAVVVGVVVHFLFAGLGLIPPRSSATVAEVSIELNYKMVLNVFATAVFAILYWLHRSSPSESGGGEQPTHAQMGD
- a CDS encoding DUF106 domain-containing protein is translated as MPTEQLEMLLTDPSMQEAISVILERSNDGREELEWSDVSDALSSAQWGRLIEQEVLVSAGAGFTVAEPEGVRARLETDDRRPSSNRETIEPYRWLALDKAAGATAVALFAGYWSPQLRDVVASTESVVLGPITEIIPFYGIIVLLSIATGLYSTVLQSRLTDHEKIQQYTQRMEALQNRKQAAEERGDDEALEQIRQEQREAAGDQLGLLKVKFRPTVWVMLVTIPVFLWLRWKVNGGHLGAGQMGLVVPLAGHVTWQQSLVGPMSTWIVWYFLCSMASRQIIQKTLGIQR
- a CDS encoding ArsR family transcriptional regulator, with the translated sequence MDGLTPVIGYNLAIGVVVALELLFLLSLEESVTAYRRFVLVTVAGLVLAVIGGPIVELVAPQLVHWVHGAAALLVVYGLYDPVTNDVRTTEWERVLLSEPSQLRRPAEWMTPMDDEILGALHGTDLVLTPAVVAFNTGFSRKEVNRRLIELADHGFVEKVERGKYRLTRRGERYLRGQLRATASADAETGVRG
- a CDS encoding four-helix bundle copper-binding protein — encoded protein: MALTQIDHVSENEEMQECIDNCFEAAQACEWCADECAGEGEEMADCLRLCRDVADLTTMHARFMARNSNYSAELAEACAGACEECAEECERHDDDHCQVCADALRDCAETCRNMATA
- a CDS encoding SPW repeat domain-containing protein, coding for MYATAKLTASGNGILGCWLIAAPFVLGAPAIGRWNDVVVGAVVLLVVGYNRVGTTGRHPASATGAGLVATLGLWLLLAPFVLGFEGLPLWNDVIAGTVVASFGSYDAYVSAVGRERSVRTPVE
- a CDS encoding ribbon-helix-helix domain-containing protein — encoded protein: MSRSSSPDGIAADPNHSRAENGPTLERVTFRATDEQLSALESLVDDGVYHSKSEALRAGVQQLLERHRDAETDAGGRSSSASR
- a CDS encoding DUF5806 family protein → MPEDTHSPAESNASETDRFERLEGADYDRVTEFLRDRVAFTAREWAIARLCADFRTGTGVEMTTVGEHLPDLVPFMDDQYTRQAVCQSRRSFEEKVRRAGATFLYGAYADFFTADEVDDIVYEATEVARFLIEVEGASLSPTDESNAEERIRAAMEAVHRSSRDLRYDRCPNCGERLGEDAIESE